The Pseudovibrio brasiliensis DNA window CTCTACCTATGTGAAGGACTACCAGAGCGAACTATTGAAGATCCGCGAGAATGCAAAAACATGGGCGGAGCTTCATGAGGGCATTGCTGCTTACTCGGTTGAATTGAAAAAGCGTGGCAACGGTCTGGTGTTCAAGGAAATGGAAGGGCACCGCACTGAAAAGGCAAGCAATGTCCATCGCGACTTTTCAAAGAAGGCCTTGGAAGACAAGTTCGGACCCTATCAGGCACCGGAGAAAGATCTCAGCCAGGAACAGCGCAAAGATCGCTACGAGCGCAGGCCACTTTACGACCGGCATCGCCAATCAGACCTTTGGGAGAAGTTCACCGATCAGCTGAGCAAACCTAAGCCCAAACACAGCTGGAGAGCATTCTTGAGGGAGCAATCAACACTCAACCGTGCTGCCGTTGAAATGATCAAAGGGGAAGAAGCCATGCTGTCCTTGATGGGGCTTGGCTCAAGACGACAACCAGGACTGTTGGAACAGCATTTGGGTATCAAACTGAAGCAGAACAAGGTGCAAAAGAAAGTGGAGCTGGAGCGCTAATGCAATGCGGCCACCCTGCCCTCAAGCTGCTTGGTGCTAACGGCTTAAGACAGACAGTGGCTTATTGCTTGCGAAAGAGCTCGATAAGATCTGATGTTGGAGGAATGTTGAATTGAGGACGATAGTCAGTCCGTTTGCGCAGGTTTTCGCGTCGCAGCTCTGTAGGAGGATGCGAGTTAAGGTAGTGCGCCAGAATATTGGTGCCATCACGATCTTCACTGAGGCCAGCAAACACCTGCAACATGCGGTCCTTACCAAGAAGCTTTTGAGAGAACTCATCTGCTCGGTACTCTCCCATGCGAGAGGTCAGGCCGGTGAGCCGAGCGGCAATTGTGATGATAAAATTGCAAGGAATGATGACGAAGTTGAAAAACAGGCCTACAAACGGAATTCTGTAAACCAGATTGTTGAGCTTCAAGGCAAACAGGAAAGGCCACACAAGAGCTGTGCGAATAGCAATGTGCACTGTATCCCAGTGGCGCAGATGACCGATCTCATGGGCAATGAGTGCAGCCAGCTCCTCCAATCCTCTGTCTCTAAACTTGGTGTCGTAAAGAGCGCCCTGATTAAGCGCAACTCTGTTACGGCCAAAGGCGCAGGCATTGTAGTTGGGCTTGTCAATCACACGCCAGACGATGCGAGGCAGCTTGATACCTTTAGCATCAGCAATGCCCTGCAGGTACGCATAAGCCGCTTCGATCTGATGCAGTTCGTACTCGGAAGGACGACGAGCGCCAAGTTCAATGTCATAGAAGAACTCGACCAGGCCAGGTACACGCAATATCAACCAGAACAAGAATACCTGAATACATACAATCAGAAGGGAAGACTCTTCTGGGATCTGGAACGGCAAGTCAGCAAACGTGTTGATGGACCAAGTAATTGGCATGGCAACCCAGAACAGAGCAACGTGCGCTGCAATAGCAATGATGCTCCACGAAATAAACCAGTTCAAATCGATAGCTATATGTCTGAAAAGATTGCGCATTTGATTAGTCCTCTACTGGACTTATTTTATAATAACCTAAGGTTGCTCTCAATGAAACTTGCGTTGGTTCCGCATTTGTTCACAAGTAGTTTTATGGTGGTTAACAGTATATCTAGGTGATTGATTATCAATAATCTTGGATGAATTTGTCGGCAGTTAGGATCGGCAGAAAAAGTGATCCATTTACTTACCTAACATGTGCGTAACATGCGATTTAGTTAAACTTTTACTTTTTTGGGGGAGTGGGCGTTTGTAACAATTCTATGCAAATTCGATCAAAATACGCCTTGGATATCGGATCAGAGTTCGGGCTGCGTGAAACCAAATAGAAAGGCGATTTGAGGCCTTAAAAAAGTAAACCCTGGAAGCCAGGAGCAACCAGGGAGCACAATATAAAAAACAAGTTAGCACCTAAATTTTTATGTTGTCCTCCCCGAAATTGCAAGAGCGCAGAACGCAATTTTTTTGCGAACGGGATTTTGCATTCTCAATTTGGTTCCTGAGCATCCTTTTGATGCGGAATTTTGGAATGTTTATTGATACCTTTATGCTCGATGAGCCCACGGCAGATTTTGGTGTTGGCAATACATCGCGCCAACAGAACGAAAGTGCAGAAGTTGCGGCCAGAAGCTTTTCTGGATTACCAGTCGCAGTATCCAGATGGGATGTGCTTTCACTTGTAAAGAAGCTGCAGCGCGAACTTGGTTTGACTGCAACACAAGTCGCGCACCTGGAGTTTCTGGTTGGCTATACACGCGATCAGGACTGGCAGAGCGGTAGTAATCCGATTGTGTATTTGACTGTGAGTGCGACCGCCAACAAAAGGGCGATCTGTGAGCGCCAGGTTCTCAACATCGAGCGTGCTTTGAATCGCACGGGTCTGGTGTGCTGGCATGATAGCGGCAATCTACGCCGGTTCGGTCATCGCTCAGCGGATGGTGAACTCATTCAAGCTTTTGGTGTCAACCTTGCGCCGTTGGCAGCAAGTTATGAGCGCCTGTACTGCATGGCGCAAGAACTTGAACAACGCGCACGGGTTTGGAAACAGCAAAAGACAACGCTCCTCCTCCATAAGCGGGTTTTGAGAGAGCAACTTACATCGCGTCCGGATCATCCAGCTGCAGGTGAAGCTCAAAAGCTGCTCACATCATTGCCCCGCCGCATCGAGGCACGTTTGACCATCACTCAGCTGTTGCAATGGAGTAAGCAAATGCTGCAGCTGATAGCCGAGTTTCAGGAGGAGAATGAGCAGTCATCAGCTGACCAAAATGAGCAAGAACCAGCATCGGAATCTGATACTCAAATAAGCTCCGGTCGGAAGAAAACTTCCGGCAGGTCGGAAACAGAATTCCGACATATAAATACAAACAATACAAACCAAACACTTTCTAACGAAAGATGTAATGCTACGCACAAGCGGCCATTGCCTAACGGCACTGACTTAAAATCATGTGGTTCCGCTAACGCGGAAAGGGCTCTTGAAAAGATCAAGTGTGGGAACGAGGCCAGAGCCAGTCAACTGGAACTTGAGATTGCTGAGATCCAGCAAAGCCCCCTGCCCTTACCTCCTGCAGGTAAATCAAATACGCAGAACGTTACATCTGGCATTGAGCATATCACCCTCAAGCAAGTTCTCGCCTGTGCCAGTCCGATCTTGCAAGAGATGATCAGGAATGCACAGCGGAGCAATGAAGTTGACTGGTCTGCAATAATTGTGGCCGCTGAGCAAGCATCTCAATATCTCGGGATCTCGCAGTCAGCTTGGAAACAAGCCTGCGCGGTAGTTGGGGCCACCGCTGCAGCAACGATTATCATTGTGGCCGAGCGCAAAGGTGCCGATCCACAAACGCCAATCAACTCGTATGGTGGTTTCTTGCGCGGTTGCCTTGCCAAAGCTGAACACGGAGAGTTGCACCTTCATAAATCGGTGTTCGGCCTGCTGAGCAAGGCGAACCTTGATGAGTAGGCAGAGGTTCAGAAATGGGCTGCGCCCCATAGGCGCTAACTTAAGGATGGAAGTCTCGGAATTTGTTGGTGTTTTCGTTTCCTCGGAGGCTCCCATATGGGTCTCCAGAACGTATGACCATGATGAGTTATGTTGTTCAAGTTCCAAACACCTTGAATTACAGCTTTCAGTGATTGGCTCAATAGCTTGTACATCCGCCACGTGGAGCGGGAGCAACCTTGCTCACTCTCTATCTGGAGAGCTTGTTCCAGCAAGCGCTCGCTTTAGCGCTCGATAAGCAGAGCGAGTATGAGATGGCCCAAAGTGCAGCCGTGTGCACATTGGGCTTAGAAAGGGCAATTGAGGCAGCAGGGCTTTCCTACATACCGCCAGTTTATGGAGCTCACAGGATAAATGTATCTACAC harbors:
- a CDS encoding M48 family metalloprotease; amino-acid sequence: MRNLFRHIAIDLNWFISWSIIAIAAHVALFWVAMPITWSINTFADLPFQIPEESSLLIVCIQVFLFWLILRVPGLVEFFYDIELGARRPSEYELHQIEAAYAYLQGIADAKGIKLPRIVWRVIDKPNYNACAFGRNRVALNQGALYDTKFRDRGLEELAALIAHEIGHLRHWDTVHIAIRTALVWPFLFALKLNNLVYRIPFVGLFFNFVIIPCNFIITIAARLTGLTSRMGEYRADEFSQKLLGKDRMLQVFAGLSEDRDGTNILAHYLNSHPPTELRRENLRKRTDYRPQFNIPPTSDLIELFRKQ
- the repC gene encoding plasmid replication protein RepC — encoded protein: MLSSPKLQERRTQFFCERDFAFSIWFLSILLMRNFGMFIDTFMLDEPTADFGVGNTSRQQNESAEVAARSFSGLPVAVSRWDVLSLVKKLQRELGLTATQVAHLEFLVGYTRDQDWQSGSNPIVYLTVSATANKRAICERQVLNIERALNRTGLVCWHDSGNLRRFGHRSADGELIQAFGVNLAPLAASYERLYCMAQELEQRARVWKQQKTTLLLHKRVLREQLTSRPDHPAAGEAQKLLTSLPRRIEARLTITQLLQWSKQMLQLIAEFQEENEQSSADQNEQEPASESDTQISSGRKKTSGRSETEFRHINTNNTNQTLSNERCNATHKRPLPNGTDLKSCGSANAERALEKIKCGNEARASQLELEIAEIQQSPLPLPPAGKSNTQNVTSGIEHITLKQVLACASPILQEMIRNAQRSNEVDWSAIIVAAEQASQYLGISQSAWKQACAVVGATAAATIIIVAERKGADPQTPINSYGGFLRGCLAKAEHGELHLHKSVFGLLSKANLDE